The following are encoded in a window of Scophthalmus maximus strain ysfricsl-2021 chromosome 2, ASM2237912v1, whole genome shotgun sequence genomic DNA:
- the LOC118300192 gene encoding transcriptional coactivator YAP1 isoform X1, whose protein sequence is MDAHRGAPPAGQQIVHVRGDSQTELEALFSAVMNPSKAARQPSSLPMRMRKLPDSFFRQPDPRGHSRQASSDGGVCGSLTPHHVRAHSSPASLPVNSLSTQAADVAATPIIPDDVPLPHGWEMAKTPTGQRYFLNHLDKTTTWHDPRLSQLQSAVAQHPISGTPVHAHSLSNPAPTTQPQNINPDTGPLPEGWEQAVTADGEVYYIDHINKNTSWVDPSLAQKMNPGILGLAMQQRQEKERLRCKQGLLQQTTPQEAGGRNQMTSGMDHDRNAQTLVPTLDIRIRGSNHEPTLNGAHSRNESTDSGLSVSSLPRTSDHMLSSVDHMDTGEENSSMALQESMPVLPMSEGEELMPCIPEGLSSDLLMDMETVLSGSHMDRDSLLTWL, encoded by the exons ATGGACGCGCACCGCGGCGCGCCTCCGGCCGGGCAGCAGATCGTGCACGTCCGCGGGGACTCGCAGACGGAGCTGGAGGCCCTGTTCAGCGCGGTGATGAACCCCAGCAAGGCGGCGCGGCAGCCCTCCTCCCTGCCCATGAGGATGAGGAAGCTGCCGGACTCCTTCTTCAGGCAGCCGGACCCCCGGGGCCACTCCAGACAA GCCAGTTCGGATGGAGGCGTGTGCGGATCCCTCACTCCTCATCATGTCCGCGCCCATtcctcccctgcctccctcccagTCAACTCCCTCTCCACTCAAGCCGCAGATGTGGCAGCGACACCGATCATACCTGATGACGTGCCACTCCCCCACGGTTGGGAAATGGCCAAAACGCCTACTGGCCAACGATACTTCCTAAA tcacCTGGATAAGACAACCACTTGGCACGACCCTCGCCTGTCGCAGCTTCAGTCAGCTGTGGCTCAACATCCCATCTCTGGCACTCCGGTCCATGCCCACTCCCTCAGCAACCCAGCACCCACTACGCAACCACAAAACATCAATCCAGACACAG GTCCACTGCCTGAAGGCTGGGAGCAGGCTGTGACTGCAGATGGAGAGGTGTACTACATCGATCACATAAATAAGAACACCTCATGGGTCGACCCGAGTCTAG CACAGAAGATGAACCCTGGCATCCTCGGCTTGGCaatgcagcagaggcaggaaaAGGAAAGGCTCCGATGCAAACAAGGCCTCCTTCAGCAAACCACAccgcag gaggcaggaggaaggaacCAGATGACCAGTGGGATGGACCATGACAGGAATGCACAGACGCTTGTCCCGACTCTGGATATCAGGATCAGAGGCTCCAACCACGAACCTACACTTAACGG CGCTCACTCTCGCAATGAGAGCACTGACAGTGGTCTGAGTGTCAGCAGCTTACCCCGCACATCCGACCACATGTTGAGCTCTGTGGATCACATGGACACTG GCGAGGAGAACTCCTCGATGGCATTACAGGAGTCGATGCCCGTGCTCCCGATGTCCGAGGGCGAGGAGCTAATGCCATGCATCCCCGAGGGTCTCAGTTCAGACCTTCTGATGGACATGGAGACCGTTCTCTCTGGATCGCATATGGACAGGGACAGCCTGCTCACCTGGCTATAG
- the angptl5 gene encoding angiopoietin-related protein 5 isoform X2, whose amino-acid sequence MMQTTVVLLLLVPHLLSSADTGSSTDLNQSEIDIEDLSDAPVGGVKGQLQQSLLAFGRSTRKLIRDVMEEQQRALDILSSQVIELMAKVQTLNSEVQRSNTEMYSVKPVQSHGRDCSDIKDSLVSVVPKIPSGIYIVHPENTDSSFEVFCEMDYMGGGWTVVQRRTDGLTDFKRPWADYADGFGNLAGEHWLGLKKVFYLVNQKETRFQLHVALTSHDDITSYASYDDFRLDSETQFFCIHLGRYAGSAGDAFRGYDQEQNQDTAPFSASDVDNDGCNPSCSIGNRTVESCSAQHNQTGWWFNQCGLANLNGCPEDAEQSQGQRTHILWDTWRQNGVAHTIKSVTMKIRRIATNN is encoded by the exons ATGATGCAGACAACAGTTGTCCTCCTGCTGCTTGTGCCTCATCTGCTTTCCTCCGCA GACACAGGAAGCAGCACAGATTTAAACCAATCAGAAATAGATATTGAGGACTTATCTGATGCTCCTGTcggaggggtcaaag gccAGCTACAGCAGTCACTGTTGGCGTTTGGACGCAGCACCCGGAAGCTGATCAGGGATGtgatggaggagcagcagagagccCTGGACATCCTCAGCAGTCAG GTCATAGAGCTGATGGCCAAAGTGCAAACACTCAACTCCGAGGTTCAGAGGAGCAACACCGAGATGTACTCGGTGAAACCTGTGCAGTCCCACG GACGAGACTGCAGCGACATAAAGGACAGTCTTGTGTCAGTTGTCCCCAAGATCCCCAGTGGTATTTATATCGTCCACCCAGAGAACACTGACTCTTCATTTGAG GTCTTCTGTGAGATGGACTACATGGGAGGTGGATGGACGGTGGTGCAGAGGAGGACTGACGGATTAACTGACTTCAAACGACCCTGGGCGGATTATGCGGATGGATTTGGAAACCTCGCAG gaGAACACTGGCTGGGCTTAAAGAAGGTGTTTTACTTGGTAAACCAGAAAGAAACTCGGTTCCAACTTCATGTTGCTCTGACCTCCCATGATGACATCACCTCTTATGCATCATATGATGATTTCCGGCTGGACAGTGAAACACAGTTCTTCTGTATACACCTGGGCCGATATGCAGGCAGTGCAG GCGATGCATTTCGTGGCTATGACCAGGAACAGAACCAGGACACGGCTCCCTTCAGCGCCTCAGACGTGGACAACGACGGCTGCAACCCTTCCTGCTCCATCGGCAACCGCACGGTGGAGAGCTGCAGCGCCCAGCACAACCAGACAGGGTGGTGGTTCAACCAGTGCGGCCTGGCAAACCTCAACGGCTGCCCTGAAGACGCCGAGCAGAGCCAGGGGCAGAGGACTCACATCCTGTGGGACACGTGGAGACAAAACGGGGTCGCTCACACCATCAAATCTGTCACGATGAAGATCAGGAGGATCGCAACCAATAATTGA
- the angptl5 gene encoding angiopoietin-related protein 5 isoform X1 codes for MMQTTVVLLLLVPHLLSSADTGSSTDLNQSEIDIEDLSDAPVGGVKGRDTCSIPCDITVKLLRDEKHSVCGQLQQSLLAFGRSTRKLIRDVMEEQQRALDILSSQVIELMAKVQTLNSEVQRSNTEMYSVKPVQSHGRDCSDIKDSLVSVVPKIPSGIYIVHPENTDSSFEVFCEMDYMGGGWTVVQRRTDGLTDFKRPWADYADGFGNLAGEHWLGLKKVFYLVNQKETRFQLHVALTSHDDITSYASYDDFRLDSETQFFCIHLGRYAGSAGDAFRGYDQEQNQDTAPFSASDVDNDGCNPSCSIGNRTVESCSAQHNQTGWWFNQCGLANLNGCPEDAEQSQGQRTHILWDTWRQNGVAHTIKSVTMKIRRIATNN; via the exons ATGATGCAGACAACAGTTGTCCTCCTGCTGCTTGTGCCTCATCTGCTTTCCTCCGCA GACACAGGAAGCAGCACAGATTTAAACCAATCAGAAATAGATATTGAGGACTTATCTGATGCTCCTGTcggaggggtcaaaggtcgagACACATGCTCCATACCGTGTGATATCACTGTCAAGCTGCTACGAGATGAGAAACATTCAGTCTGTG gccAGCTACAGCAGTCACTGTTGGCGTTTGGACGCAGCACCCGGAAGCTGATCAGGGATGtgatggaggagcagcagagagccCTGGACATCCTCAGCAGTCAG GTCATAGAGCTGATGGCCAAAGTGCAAACACTCAACTCCGAGGTTCAGAGGAGCAACACCGAGATGTACTCGGTGAAACCTGTGCAGTCCCACG GACGAGACTGCAGCGACATAAAGGACAGTCTTGTGTCAGTTGTCCCCAAGATCCCCAGTGGTATTTATATCGTCCACCCAGAGAACACTGACTCTTCATTTGAG GTCTTCTGTGAGATGGACTACATGGGAGGTGGATGGACGGTGGTGCAGAGGAGGACTGACGGATTAACTGACTTCAAACGACCCTGGGCGGATTATGCGGATGGATTTGGAAACCTCGCAG gaGAACACTGGCTGGGCTTAAAGAAGGTGTTTTACTTGGTAAACCAGAAAGAAACTCGGTTCCAACTTCATGTTGCTCTGACCTCCCATGATGACATCACCTCTTATGCATCATATGATGATTTCCGGCTGGACAGTGAAACACAGTTCTTCTGTATACACCTGGGCCGATATGCAGGCAGTGCAG GCGATGCATTTCGTGGCTATGACCAGGAACAGAACCAGGACACGGCTCCCTTCAGCGCCTCAGACGTGGACAACGACGGCTGCAACCCTTCCTGCTCCATCGGCAACCGCACGGTGGAGAGCTGCAGCGCCCAGCACAACCAGACAGGGTGGTGGTTCAACCAGTGCGGCCTGGCAAACCTCAACGGCTGCCCTGAAGACGCCGAGCAGAGCCAGGGGCAGAGGACTCACATCCTGTGGGACACGTGGAGACAAAACGGGGTCGCTCACACCATCAAATCTGTCACGATGAAGATCAGGAGGATCGCAACCAATAATTGA
- the LOC118300192 gene encoding transcriptional coactivator YAP1 isoform X2: MDAHRGAPPAGQQIVHVRGDSQTELEALFSAVMNPSKAARQPSSLPMRMRKLPDSFFRQPDPRGHSRQASSDGGVCGSLTPHHVRAHSSPASLPVNSLSTQAADVAATPIIPDDVPLPHGWEMAKTPTGQRYFLNHLDKTTTWHDPRLSQLQSAVAQHPISGTPVHAHSLSNPAPTTQPQNINPDTAQKMNPGILGLAMQQRQEKERLRCKQGLLQQTTPQEAGGRNQMTSGMDHDRNAQTLVPTLDIRIRGSNHEPTLNGAHSRNESTDSGLSVSSLPRTSDHMLSSVDHMDTGEENSSMALQESMPVLPMSEGEELMPCIPEGLSSDLLMDMETVLSGSHMDRDSLLTWL, encoded by the exons ATGGACGCGCACCGCGGCGCGCCTCCGGCCGGGCAGCAGATCGTGCACGTCCGCGGGGACTCGCAGACGGAGCTGGAGGCCCTGTTCAGCGCGGTGATGAACCCCAGCAAGGCGGCGCGGCAGCCCTCCTCCCTGCCCATGAGGATGAGGAAGCTGCCGGACTCCTTCTTCAGGCAGCCGGACCCCCGGGGCCACTCCAGACAA GCCAGTTCGGATGGAGGCGTGTGCGGATCCCTCACTCCTCATCATGTCCGCGCCCATtcctcccctgcctccctcccagTCAACTCCCTCTCCACTCAAGCCGCAGATGTGGCAGCGACACCGATCATACCTGATGACGTGCCACTCCCCCACGGTTGGGAAATGGCCAAAACGCCTACTGGCCAACGATACTTCCTAAA tcacCTGGATAAGACAACCACTTGGCACGACCCTCGCCTGTCGCAGCTTCAGTCAGCTGTGGCTCAACATCCCATCTCTGGCACTCCGGTCCATGCCCACTCCCTCAGCAACCCAGCACCCACTACGCAACCACAAAACATCAATCCAGACACAG CACAGAAGATGAACCCTGGCATCCTCGGCTTGGCaatgcagcagaggcaggaaaAGGAAAGGCTCCGATGCAAACAAGGCCTCCTTCAGCAAACCACAccgcag gaggcaggaggaaggaacCAGATGACCAGTGGGATGGACCATGACAGGAATGCACAGACGCTTGTCCCGACTCTGGATATCAGGATCAGAGGCTCCAACCACGAACCTACACTTAACGG CGCTCACTCTCGCAATGAGAGCACTGACAGTGGTCTGAGTGTCAGCAGCTTACCCCGCACATCCGACCACATGTTGAGCTCTGTGGATCACATGGACACTG GCGAGGAGAACTCCTCGATGGCATTACAGGAGTCGATGCCCGTGCTCCCGATGTCCGAGGGCGAGGAGCTAATGCCATGCATCCCCGAGGGTCTCAGTTCAGACCTTCTGATGGACATGGAGACCGTTCTCTCTGGATCGCATATGGACAGGGACAGCCTGCTCACCTGGCTATAG